TTTAACTTGGCAGTTAGCTTTGGTACTCAACTATTGATGAAATTGACAACACTTGCTAAGCATTGACATGGTTCTTTATAGACTTACAAATCCCTGCTAATAGCAGTTACAATACACTATACAATGCTCACCTGTACAACCCCTCAGAGTCCAGCCCATGGTCCTCAATGTGATGTATGATAAACTCAACTACTAGTGGCACTAACTATAATCAACAATGTAGTGACCACACCCACAACACACCTAGTACACACCCACCTTATTCTCAATTGAAGCAGGACACTGCTCAAGGTCTACACCAAATGTGATGTAACTACTGGAGTCTGGCTCATCTGGGTGATAACGATCCTTTTAATTTACTGCAGCTACAATGGACACATTACCACTATTCCTTGAGCGATGAAGACGTAACGAGTTCTTGATTAGATCCAGGAATGCCAGTCGACCTCCCCCCTCCCCCGGAGATTTTGAGCTGGAGACCTTCTTCCTACCGGTAGTGGGGGATGCCAATGTCGCCTTACGGGTAGGTGGTGGGGAAGATGGGCTGAATGACACAGCATAAACattgtgacacacacacacgcacgcacgcacacgcactacacacacacacacaatgtgcTTACCTTTTCATTTGTTTCTTTTTCTTAATAATTAGTGCTGTACGGGCATCTCTACCTCCCTGGTGATTTGCAGCAGGTTAGCCACACTTATTTTAGGTAGCCACACCCACCTTTTGGACCAATCCCTCTTCACTGCAGGTCTGTATGGCTTTAACCCAACTAAGAAGTGATGCCTGGTCTTCAGCCTATCATGGGTAACTATAGTAACAGTGACCTAATTGACTGGGCTGTTGTTACCTGTAGCAACATTTCTGCTCCGGATTGTGTGGTAAGTCTGAAAACAAATTTCCTCTTTGTATAGTTGTGTGCGATATCAGCAAGTGCTGATGCCACATCAATGGGCGTGTCATCAGGTAGTTTATTCTGTAGGAGGTGGGGCTTGTTGCCTGCAGGATGCACAATAGCTCACCTGATCTATATCAGACCTGTCCTTGTAAAAGAATAGATGGTTATCCTTCACCACGCAGTAGAAACATTTCCACGACCGATCATGTGCTCGCTACAAACATGACAAGAGCTTATCTTCCTTGTTAGACATTATCAGTACAGCAAGAAATGGTGATGGAATTCAAACATTGATAAACCCTACATCTAAACAATCTACTTTTGATCACAATAATTGATGTCATCCCTTAACACTCCACGCCATACACACAGAATAACTAAAAAAGAACAATAAAGGCTACTCAACAAATCTTTGTGATAATTTTAGGCTTTCCCACAGTGACCATATGTGGCCTCCTTGTCAAGTAACATGTCTCAGGAATTGGTAAAAGTGTTTAGACCATATAGTATATTTATACATCTAGAAGGAAAATTAAATACACTAGTTTTACAAAATGCTGTTTGCTTGAAAATCCTTAATTCACACAAAGCCACCAAATATTGGAAGGTGACAACCTATGAAGCCAGCAGCAGATATAGGGGGTGCTTTGATGTTTTACTACACCCTAGCTACAAGAGGAGTTGTATTATTGTGCCTTTAGCATATGATAGAAGCAACAAGGAGAAGGTTTAAACATCAGTCAAATTTATGGAGTAGTAACCAGTTAAATCAAagctgaaatactctaatagatacttcactggGAACTGTTACGACATTAACAACTTCAGTGGAGCTCTATAGTAGATGGCAGAGTGACCAAACATTTAATGATGACCATTGTGAATGATACTACATAATTTATTAGTACTTCTGAAAAGCTGCTGCAAAAATTACTCAATAATTCAGAACTGCGGCTAAGCTCAGTTCAGGTAAAGAAGTAGAACACAAATAGACTACACCTCACCATAACATACTTACTGAACAATATACAAATAACGACCACTTATGTTTACAACACTACAGGAGGCACTTCTACTTTGCACCTTAGTAACAACATGGCAGACATTTCACATGATCAATACCTTTCCTGACTCCTCCTTCTCCAACTTCCTGTACAGTAACCCATGACAACAGGCCTGGATCATGTAAGCAGTAATACATTATtagacagacacacatacacagacacacacagacacagacacacagacacacactaacCTGTTTTAGCATAAGGCTATCTGATGACTTAGTCTGTAGGAAAATGGGATAATGAGTGACATACACTGAGGAACACAATGACACACACTAGGGACACAGTAACACACACTGAGGGACATGGTGACACACTGAGGAACACACAAAAGGACATAGtgatacacacactcacacacagaGTGACACACCTCATGTAGTGACAACAATTGATCATCAACAGATGATTGTTTACTAGCATGTCTCTACAAGCACACAGTAAACAAGTAAGCAACTCATCAACATACACACCTTATTGGCAAATAGGGAGCCACTAGATTTGTGTCTACGCTCTAGTCCATCGCTGAACACTCGGTCCAGTTCAATAGTATGACTCTTTGTTCTTTCCATCGGTCTCTGTAATGAGCTATCACTGTCATAGTTATATGCTACAATACGATGTGGCTTCATAGGGGAAGTCCCTGGGGAATGCCCTGCTGCCTTTGACAACTGGTTGACAACATGGTCATGTCCTGGGGGAAACTTGGGGTACCCCCCTCGATCATCTTGCTGTACAGTCTTCACCTCCAGAGAGGTTggttcttcatcatcatcatccagtgAAGGGAATGCTTCATGTAAAGAATTTTCCAAATATTTCTTGAACGAGTTAGCTCTTTGTCTGGTGAACTCTTGGGATGATCCCATGCTATAATCTGTCTGACTGGTATCCATGGCAGCAGTAGGGGATTTCCCAGCAATGTGGTCAGATGACAAGGAACAGTCAAGAGAGTAGCTACCTTGTGAGCTTGTGCTCTGACTGGCACCTGTTAGTGGCTTAGACAAAGATCGATGGAGTCTTTCTCGCTGCGAAGAATACGACTTTGTTTTGTTCGTACGACGATAATTAAACTCGCCACTGATTGAGGTGTCTTGACTATGAGCAAGAGAAGAGAGACTATCTTCAATTGGTGATAATGTTTGTTGTCTTTCAACATGTTCGTCTGCCATGTCACCATTGGATAACATTGACTGCTCTTCTCGTGAACGCCTCTTAGCTGTTACCTCACGACTTGGCTCAATTCTTGTCAGGTCTTCTAAGGACAGTTTAATACCACGACGATTAGCAGCTGTGGTGCGGCCTACAGCATCGTGACTACTCCCACAACTACTGGAACTTGTTTTCTGTGTTGGCAACGTCACTTGTGAAGACACCATGTCCCTGGTATAGTCATTACTATGATCCAAGCTAGGAGAGGATGCTGCTCTATACTGTAATGAAGTCTTCATATAGTAACTAGCTTGCTGGTCCAGTATTGTATAGGAGGAGGATTTATTGCAGTCCAAGGGGAAGGGCTCATGGGAGGGGACGTGGTCTGTGACATCACTGCTGTCACCATGTGATGAATAGGGATCAGGTGATCTTCTATATACTGTAGCAATCTCTGGTGGGTGGGGAGAAATAGTTTTTGTTGCTCCAGTAGAAAGTGTTGTCCCCACCCCACTAGGATGGGGATCATTTGTCACTCCAGACAATTGGCGTAACAATGGCGATGCTGTTCTCACATGAGCAGATACTGGGGACTGAGAGTCTTCCCTATCTAATGCCCACTCACTAAGTGAAGTGGTTGGACTGACAGGTATTTGTGACAACGAACCCGTGATGTAGACATCATCTAATAACCGACTACCACTGCTGCCATGGCTACCACCAATCACAGGAGAGTTGGCCATCGGTGAAGCATACCTACAAGTACAGTTGACATTGTAACAACATGTGTGTCCTAGGAGAAGTGATATACTGAACCAATTATACACATGTTAAGTATTACTACATGCACGCACCCACACTGGAATATACAAGTACTCCACAATAATTTCATAATACTGTTTAGcaaatttgcaccaaacttttgtcatttataaCTACAGAAACTAAAATGTGCACAAATCTTCAACATGTTCACACTGTATATtatgtatcatgaaccacgatggTGGGCTCATAATAGGAATcaaattctaatagaatgcacacctaaaaaATCAGCCTCTTTCAACCCTCTAGTGGTTCTTTgtaatgagtattggtccactagtaagtatcaagtgaaaaggaaacagcaagtgtatttcagacaaaactgacattttgctcatcatacagtacgatagtaagtactatcgtactgtatagtagggaccacaaaggtataGGTATGGCCCACGAAAAAACACCACCCAAAAACCATTCTCtgacgatgatgaagcagtattggttgggtaaaactaagcccaaacaagctttcagatcaacttgaaacactttcaacaagttgctacggaattaaatatatatacatacatattaaatggaattttctactgactgactgactgactgatgccttcagacaagcgtaacttgataacggctaagtctgcgggcttgattttttcactgtttgacgtcgcttcggtCCGAGagatgctttttggcataccgcagtacgtacaatgcattcttcatggacttactagtatcctcctttgtgtcccattcatctttgctgacagcgaaaggtgttgatttggcggaagcatgtgatggcttcccgaaatcgtccgtatttttcatagtggctactttgatcgcagaggtgcttttcaaacagttcttgattcataatgctgtgtaatgggttgaacacatagctgacaataaagcgtaatggatatcactttttcagacgataattggtagaTGGGGTGtgcagtgccatttcttttgatgcggtatgtgtgggttcaagtcataataattttattttacaaaaaaaagttaacaaacaagtacacacaaaaaaaattgaattttcaactagagtaggaaccatagcacatcaataaaaagtactgaaacaagttggagtagtccatgatattaaatcacagtaaaacaataagaagtgttatatccctactgtgcatttccgttatggtatcttgagcacagtagggatataacacttcttattgttttactgtttaatatcatggactactccaacttgtttcggtACTTATTTTATCGAtgtgtggtccctactctagttgaaaaaaatttgttttgtgcacttgttattcttagtacttggttgtataatcaTTACTAGGACCATGTCACATACAAGCaagtaccgtatatgaccgtattaaagccgggctcaaatacacgcaggggctcaaatatacgccgggt
The nucleotide sequence above comes from Dysidea avara chromosome 3, odDysAvar1.4, whole genome shotgun sequence. Encoded proteins:
- the LOC136248645 gene encoding rho GTPase-activating protein 21-like; its protein translation is MGDRRGAQDVDVVKVTICFNGKEKKIPLVVQPSPQLSDVQLELAFDSLTRLVQQIFKITDSRGFTLRDSHSYSKLNKNSFRQEHFPLKWNVVYDKCEANDAMIKHGGVLYPPLHGHSSEVLPTRTSYHPARHHMMSHEILSSTRSDPFGGNQMTFPVDMGKNVYIISENGSYGFLLRHFSIRESHEPSQETELRATSPDSERMSTVFVYKLQPNGPAQQAGLNEGDKVYSINGHLVTRCSLDQVEQLLRVNHQGVVLQVSPKADDVLQLFRYAPLAYGPSGEHMTKLGRAWVYDVNAFQCSDWLKDDDVSNHGSWSSAHDHMVTPSGSTSSHDMVTPPATHLSSSENSSRYASPMANSPVIGGSHGSSGSRLLDDVYITGSLSQIPVSPTTSLSEWALDREDSQSPVSAHVRTASPLLRQLSGVTNDPHPSGVGTTLSTGATKTISPHPPEIATVYRRSPDPYSSHGDSSDVTDHVPSHEPFPLDCNKSSSYTILDQQASYYMKTSLQYRAASSPSLDHSNDYTRDMVSSQVTLPTQKTSSSSCGSSHDAVGRTTAANRRGIKLSLEDLTRIEPSREVTAKRRSREEQSMLSNGDMADEHVERQQTLSPIEDSLSSLAHSQDTSISGEFNYRRTNKTKSYSSQRERLHRSLSKPLTGASQSTSSQGSYSLDCSLSSDHIAGKSPTAAMDTSQTDYSMGSSQEFTRQRANSFKKYLENSLHEAFPSLDDDDEEPTSLEVKTVQQDDRGGYPKFPPGHDHVVNQLSKAAGHSPGTSPMKPHRIVAYNYDSDSSLQRPMERTKSHTIELDRVFSDGLERRHKSSGSLFANKRHASKQSSVDDQLLSLHETKSSDSLMLKQACCHGLLYRKLEKEESGKRAHDRSWKCFYCVVKDNHLFFYKDRSDIDQNKLPDDTPIDVASALADIAHNYTKRKFVFRLTTQSGAEMLLQAEDQASLLSWVKAIQTCSEEGLVQKGGRDARTALIIKKKKQMKSPSSPPPTRKATLASPTTGRKKVSSSKSPGEGGGRLAFLDLIKNSLRLHRSRNSDEPDSSSYITFGVDLEQCPASIENKLVPLVVEFIIHHIEDHGLDSEGLYRVSGTHSTVNKLIAEINRGNYHHDFGSEQWGDVHNFTSLLKAFFNDLPDPIIPSNMYSQFVAAAKEHDFNRLYTMKGLIYRLPPCNKNTLKFLLAHLRTVHQHVGVNKMTMKNLCIVFGPTLMRCPVHEVGPSYVIMELLLKNMDSFFEDVHLTREPIESATSDRLLPKQLNADKQLNVDRSLQRVLSPRSQTDVRVVTTDTNSSVGSIWKKHKTSRSDDTSGLATQNSITTLSSIATQGSQATQESDSSVEGRVVNIDEAIAIRHSILTDDRGSQSDYLADIPVNRNSKQDRHGNSHRNHRLMGDTVLLDHALGVAIDSSSSNSVGTNSSDEHVFRNYFDNSWDQLRQQKMLDQVDSEPRAHSVNSSYSTHLESDL